The following nucleotide sequence is from Chroicocephalus ridibundus unplaced genomic scaffold, bChrRid1.1 SCAFFOLD_739, whole genome shotgun sequence.
tCGCCCTCCCTTcaccccccctccctgtgccccccccagctctgctacCTGCACGTGGACATGCTGCGCAGGATGAACCCCAAGGAGGGCAAGAAGCAGTTCCTGGAGTTCTGCCACATGTTCCTGGACAAGGCGGGGGTGagcagcccccccaaacccccccacagccctccccccaccccccccgcagccccccccatcccacggGGGGGCTCCCCCCCTTCCTCACACCGCCCCCCCATCTCTCGCAGCTCCTGCGGGTGCCTGTCCCCCACCAAGTGCAGTTTGAATTGGGTGAGTGAAACCCCGCTTTGGGAGGGGGTGATCGGGGGCTcggtgcccccccccgcacccccaaagcccccctgctttttgggggggcccccagcacccctccaccccagcccttcctCCACCCGCCGCACCCAGCCGCTGCGGCCGAGGCCGGAAGCCGCAGCCGGGGTGAgctcggggggggctgggggggccggcaGCGCCAAGGCAGCGCCGCCTgatgggtgggggggggcgccCCCAAAAAAGGGGGTCAGGGCTTGTGGAgccgggggggacacccccacgGCTgagccccccccttccctgccagaccGGACGCGGCCCGAGCTGCTGTCGGACGAGGTGCAGCGCCGGTACCTGCAGGAGATCCAGGCCTTCCAGGAGCCCGAGATCTCCCGCCAGCTGGAGGATTTCAGGTCGGGGGGGGGCGtctccggggtgggggggtctctgtgggggAGGGCACGCGCCGGCTGACCCCCCCTCGTCCCTCCGGCAGGTCCAAGCGGCTGATGGGGATGACGCcgggggagcaggagctggcagagctggagtCCTACCGCACCCGGGACCAGGGCATCCGCGAGGCCAAGGAGAAGCAGCTggcggagctgctgctggcccgcCTGGAGGAGATGCAGTGAGTGCGACCCCCCCGGGCCGGGTACCCCCCCCCCTACCCGGGTAACCTCCCCCCAAACCCCTGTAACCCCCCCAAACCTCCGTAACCCCCCCCAAAGCCCGTCCTGTCATTCCCTCCACCACATCTGGCGGCCGTCCCAGCCCGCAGCCAGCTGTGGGGGGGACACGACtgccccctttcctcccccaaaCCGGGCAGGGAACCCCCCCCAAACCGGGTAGCTCCCCCCAAACCTCTgtacccccccccaaacctctgtaacccccccaaacctctgtaaccccccccaaaccccatcccGTTGTTCCCTCCGCCACATCTGGCGGCCATCCCAGCCCGCAGCCAGCTGTGTGTGTATGGCGGGGGacatcccccctttcccccccccgccctttcctGGGTATTGCTCCCGATTGCATCAGCCCCCGGCTCGCTATaactcccccctggccccccccagcccagcccagtccatcccagtctgtcccagcacacacacaccgGATCATGCTCCAGTGCCCAGCACCGAGACGCCGAGATGGGGGTCACCCGATggtgaggggccgggggtgggggacgGAACGGGACACAgaccccgggggggtggggggggcccgaGGCACGGATCTGGGGGGGGTCGGGCTCCGCAGACACCTGGGTTCAcgctctcctcctttccccagcctCACCATCTCTTCCGACGAGGAGAAAAGGTGAGGCAAGCGTTCCGGGGGGGGGCATGCCGAGTTGGGGGGGCTGTGTGGAGTTGGGGGGGCCATTTggaacccccccccagcctccctcaccCCCACTttaacacaccaccccccccccccccagctccgccaTCTTCAGTGCCATTGTCACCTACATGAAGTACCTGGGGGTTAAAACCAAAGTGGGCGACGGCAAGAAATCCAAATCCAACTTCTTCCGCAAGAaggtgagaccccccccacccccggggcggggagggcccccccccccttccctctgtgccccccccttccctctgtgccccccccaattCCCTCTGTGCCCCTCCCAattccctctgccccccaagtTTTCTCTGATCTCTCCCCAAATTTTCTCTGTCACTCCCAAATTTTCTctgctccccccttccctccgAGCACCCCCCGTTCCCTCTGCGCCCCCCGATTCCCTCTGTGCCCCCACATTCTCTCTGTCCCCGCCCCACATTctctctgaccccccccccgttCCGGCTGccccccccctgtcccccagaTCTCGGGCAGCAAGAAGGCGGACGAGCTGCAGGCCAAGTCGCGGAAGGGCTTCAGCCTGCCGGGGGCGGCTCTCTGGGTCCGGGACCCCCACAGTAAGTTGCGGGGGGGCCACGAGGGGGGGGGGCACTTCCCCGCTTcttcacacaccccccccagcctgggggagaCACCGGGGGGACTCAGCCTgctccacccccccccgcccaccccagctccccctgacccacttttttctcttgcagacGCCGATTTCAGGCAAAGCAAAATCCCTGAGGGCGAAggtacccccccaccccctccccatgggacccccaccctgggggctcagcccctgcccccccccgcactGCCCCCCCGTCCCCCACCGCCTGGGTTCTCAGGATGGGGGTAAGGGCTCGGAGGGGATatttgggggggggtgaggagaTTTTACTGACCCCCCGCCGTCCTCCCCCCCCAGCCGAAAAGGTGCCGCATGCCGAGAGGAAGGGCCCCAAGGCCGCCGAGAGGCCGGATGGGGGGGCGGCACGGCCCAAAGCGGGGGCAGCCAggacccccgacccccccagcGTGGCCGTCAccagcaaccccccccccaggggaggGCGCCGAGGGCGATCCAGgtgagggggggacacacgggtttggggcgggggggccctCAGCGTTCTCCCGGCTCACtcgccctcccctctcccaccccgtAGGCTTGGAGCCCCCAGAgctgggagaccccccccccggacccccccgccAGCGAGCAGCACCCCACGGAGGAGGGGGCCGAGAACGAAAGGTgagatgcccccccccccccttctgctGTATCCCCCCATCCCTGCTTCAGCGAgcgacacccccaccccccctcccccaaattaACACCCACTCCCCCcccgggggacatgggggccctctcctgtcccccccccggcttggctgctgccccccccccgcccccctaacccgctctctctcccccccagAAGACGGATCAGGTTGgtgacccccggcccccccttgcatgcctggggggggggcacacactcACTTAGAGCCACCCGCCGACTCAGCTAAGTACCGGGGCCCCCCCAGCTGGCAGAggggccccccccccagggctgacGCATGGCTCCGCACCACCTCAAACCCACCGcatgccccccgcccccccccaaaggaGATCTCACGCCgtttctctccccccccgccatctGTGCACGCAACACCCCCCCGTGCTCTCTGTgctgcctgtccccgtcccgtccgtgcctcctcctcgtcctcgtgcgtgtgtcgtgtcccccccaccccctattTTTTTTGGCggtgtgcccccccaccccgtgcccccccccccccccgcccgccccgcgccccgcagGCTGCCGGGGAGGCTGGGGCCGCTCGGAGAGCCTGCGCCTGGGCGAGCGGAAAGCGATCCCAGCGCGCCTCGGCCAAGGGCAAGCAGCCGCGCTCCCGCAGCGACGTCGACCTGCACGTGGCCGCCCGCCCGGAGGAGGGGgccgcgcccccccgccgccgacCCACGTAGGTGGCGGCCACCCCcgagaaaaaaaacctccccctcccacccacacccaccccccccccccaaaccatgtTTTGGGGGAGACGCCTCAAAATCGCCGTCcgcccccttctcctccccgaCTCCAGGGTGGGCGGGAGGGTGGGCGCAGCGaaacgacccccccccccccatttctgaATTTCCCGAACCCCGCCCCATCGTTGTCTctctgtccccgcagcctggagccgggggggcccgggggggggcgaGCCCCCGCAGTCCTTTCTGCCTCCCCAGTCTGAGGAGACTGAGCCGCGCGTtgcggagctggagctggagccgcCGGCCTGGCGGCAGCTCGCCCCCCCCGACGCACTCCTCAGGCTGAAGAAGAGCGAGGTCAAGCGGCAAGAAGTCATCAACGGTGAgaggagacccccccccccgccccaggacaccccccccgtGGGGAAATGGGGGGGAATGGGGGCCCTTGAGGGGAAAATGGGGATATTGGGGAGGGTCCTGAGGGGAGATGGGGGCCCTTGAGGGGGGCCTGGAGATGGGGGGGGACCTGAGGGGGAaatgggggtcctggaggggtcTGATGGGGGAAATTGGGGATATTGGGGGGCTCCTGAGGGGGAAATGGGGATAttggagggggctgagggggaaaTGGGGGCCCTTGAGGGGGAAATGGGGATATTGGGGGCATCCTGAGGGGAAATGGGGGCCCTTGAGGGGAAAATGGGGATATTAGGGGGGTTCTGAGGGGAAATGGGGGCCCTTGAGGGGAAAATGGGGATAttgggggggggtcctgaggggaaatggggacccttgaggggaaaatggggacattgggggggtcctgaggggaaaTGGGGGCCCTTGAGGGGGGAATGGGGATATTGGGGGGGGTTCTGAGGGGAAATGGGGGCCCTTGAGGGGGAAATGGGGATAttggggggggtcctgaggggaaatgggggcccttgaggggaaaatggggatattgggggggtcctgaggggaaaTGGGGGCCCTTGAGGGGAAAATGAGGATATtagggagggctgagggggaaaTGCGGGTCCTTGAGGGGAAAATGGGGGATATtcgggggggtcctgaggggaaatgggggcccttgaggggaaaatggggacattgggggggtcctgaggggaaaTGGGGGCCCTTGAGGGGGGAATGGGGATAttgggggggggtcctgaggggaaatgggggcccttgaggggaaaatggggatattggggggggtcctgagggAAATGGGGGCCCTTGAGGGGAAAATGAGGATATtagggagggctgagggggaaaTGGGGGTCCTGTAGGGGTCTGAGGGGGGAAATGGGGGCCCTTGAGGGGCAAATGGGGATATTAGGGGGGGCCGAGGGGGAACGGGGTTCCTGGGGTaggtgtgacccccccccgcccccccccccagagctgtTCCTGACGGAGCACGCGCACGTCCGCATGCTGCGGGTGCTGCTGGAGGTCTTCTACCAGCCCATGCTGCGGGAGGCCTTCTTCGACGAGCAggagctttccaacatcttcccCAGCCTGGAGGACCTGGTGGAGGTGCACAGTGagtgggggggggccgggggggccagggggtgGGGGTCAGGGCGGGGGGTTGCGACCcccgccctgccccagcccttttCCTCGACAGCCTGAAGAAGCTGCGGGAGGAGAGCGGCTACGTCATCGCCGAGATCGGCGACGTGCTGCTGGCGCGGGTGAGCGCGCGGGGGTCACGGGAGCGTGCGGGGGGGGTCGTGTGAGCACGCGGGGGCTCACGGGAGCGTGCGGGGCTTGTGCGAGTGTGTGCAGGGCACGTGTGAGCACATCCGTGCGAGGTCTGCGGGGGCGTGCTGGGGTCCGCGGGGGCGTGCGGGGCGTGCGTGAGCAGACACGTGTGAGCGTGTGAGGTTCACGTGAGCGTGCGGGGCGCGCGTGAGCAGACACGTGTGAGCGTGTGAGGTTCACGTGAGCGTGTGGGGCACGTGTGAGCGGGTACATGTGAGCGCGTGAGGTTCACGTGAGCGTGTGGGGCGTGTGTGAGCAGACACGTGTGAGCGTGTGAGGTTCACGTGAGCGTGTGGGGCGCGTGTGAGCGGACACGTGTGAGCGTGTGAGGTTCACGTGAGCGTGTGGGGCACGTGTGAGCGGGTACATGTGAGCGTGTGAGGTTCACGTGAGCGTGCGGGGCACGCGTGAGCAGACACGTGTGAGCGCGTGAGGTTCACGTGAGCGTGTGGGGCGCGTGTGAGCGGGTACGTGTGAGCGCGTGAGGTTCATGTGAGCGTGCGGGGCACGCGTGAGCAGACACGTGTGAGCGTGTGAGGTTCACGTGAGCGTGCGGGGCGCGTGTGAGCAGATACGTGTGAGCGTGTGAGGTTCACGTGAGCGTGCCGGGTGCGCGTGAGCAGATACGTGTGAGCGTGTGAGGTTCGCGTGAGCGTGCGGGGCGCGTGTGAGCAGACAAGTGTGAGCGTGTGAGGTTCACGTGAGCGTGCGGGGCGCGCGTGAGCAGACACGTGTGAGCGTGTGAGGTTCACGTGAGCGTGCGGGGCACGTGTGAGCAGAGCCACATGAGCATGCAGGGCTGAGGCGAGCGTGCAGCATAAACATGGGAGCCAAGCATGCAGAGAACTGACACAAGCGTGCAGGCCATGGGCAAGTGTGCAGGGTAAGCGCGTGGGGTAAGTGTGCAGGCCAGGGCAAGCGTGCGGGCTATGGTAGGCGTGCTGGGCAAGCGTGCCAAGTAAGCGCGCGGGCCACGGCTAAGCGTGCAGGGTAATTGTGCAGGCTGTGGCGCGCGGGCTGTGGTTAAGTGTGCAGGGCAAGTGTGCGGGCCGTCGGCAAGCGTGCGGGGCAAGCGTGCAGGGCAAGTGTGCGGGCCGTAGTTAAGCGTGCAGGGCAAGCACACGGGCCGTGGCTAAGCGTGCAGGGCAAGCGTGCAGGCCATAGTTAAGCATGCAGGGCAAGCGTGCGGGCCGTAGTTAAGCGTGCAGGGCAAGTGTGCGGGCCGTAGTTAAGCGTGCAGGGCAAGCACACGGGCCGTGGCTAAGCGTGCAGGGCAAGCGTGCAGGCCATAGTTAAGCGTGCAGGGCAAGCGTGTGGGCCGTAGTTAAGCGTGCAGGGCAAGTGTGCGGGCCGTAGTTAAGCGTGCAGGGCAAGCACGCAGGCCGTAGTTAAGCGTGCAGGGCAAGTGTGCGGGCCGTGGCTAAGCGTGCAGGGCAAGCGCGCAGGCCGTAGTTAAGCGTGCAGGCCGTAGTTAAGCGTGCAGGCCGTAGTTAAGTGTGCAGGACAAGCACGCAGGCCGTAGTTAAGCGTGCAGGCCATAGTTAAGCGTGCAGGGCAAGCGTGCAGGCTGTAGTTAAGCATGCAGGGCAAGCGTGCGGGCCATGGCTAAGCGTGCAGGGCAAGCACGCAGGCCATAGTTAAGCATGCAGGGCAAGCACACGGGCCGTGGCTAAAGCATGCAGGGCGAGCATGCAGGCTGTAGTTAAGCGTGCAGGGCGAGCATGCAGGCTGTAGTTAAGCGTGCAGGGCAAGCGTGCAGGCTGTAGTTAAGCATGCAGGGCAAGCGTGCGGGCCGTGGCTAAGCGTGCAGGCCGTAGTTAAGCGTGCAGGGCAAGCACGCAGGCCATAGTTAAGCGTGCAGGGCAAGCGTGCAGGCTGTAGTTAAGCGCGCAGGGCAAGCACGCAGGCCGTAGTTAAGCGCGCAGGGCAAGCACGCAGGCCATAGTTAAGCGCGCAGGGCAAGCACGCAGGCCGTAGTTAAGCGTGCAGGGCAAGCACGCAGGCCGTAGTTAAGCGTGCAGGGCAAGCGTGCAGGCCATAGTTAAGCGCGCAGGGCAAGCACGCAGGCCGTAGTTAAGCGTGCAGGGCAAGCACGCAGGCCGTAGTTAAGCGCGCAGGGCAAGCACGCAGGCCGTAGTTAAGCGCGCAGGGCAAGCGCGCGGGGCGGTGCTGAGGGCTGCCGCCCCCCGCAGTTCGAGGGCACAGAGGGCAGCTGGTTCCAGAAGATCTCGGCGCGGTTCTGCAGCCGCCAGTCCTTCGCCCTGGAGCAGCTCAAGGCCAAGCAGCGCAAGGACACCCGCTTCAGCCAGTTCATCCAGGTACCCCCGAACCCCCCTCGCCCGGGGGTGGGCCCTGAACCCCCAAATCCAaacccctcgcccccccccggAGGGGATCCCTgaccccacaacccccccccccggccccccccaggaGGCGGagagccagccccgctgccgccggctgCAGCTGAAGGACATCATCCCCACCGAGATGCAGCGGCTCACCAAGTACCCGCTGCTGCTGCACAACATCACCAAGTGCACCGGTGagaggggcgagggggggggccggggggggggggccacccgcaccccaaaccccccccccggacccccccccgcccaacatccatctgtctgtcccgtcccccccccgtccctgttcCCCCCCTCCGCCACCAGAGGCTGCGGGCGAGCGGGCCAAGGTGGAGCAGGCGGCCGAGTGCTGCCGCCAGATCCTCAACCACGTCAACCAGGAGGTGCGGGACATGGAGAACCTCATGGTaagggccgcccccccccccccccccgtgtccgtccgtcccccacagtgtcccccatgtcccccccagccccactgccgcCCCCTCACTCCCCTCtttgcccccgcccccccccccggcagaagCTCAAAGATTACCAGCGGCGCCTGGATCTCTCCAACCTGAAGCAGAGCACGGACCC
It contains:
- the ARHGEF1 gene encoding LOW QUALITY PROTEIN: rho guanine nucleotide exchange factor 1 (The sequence of the model RefSeq protein was modified relative to this genomic sequence to represent the inferred CDS: deleted 4 bases in 2 codons), which translates into the protein MEPEESLNGSPVPGARGVVAIIGAEDEDFENDIEPNPDDQNSLFQSLELVRQHPAYLMAFLQHVVLQFDSCPVLCYLHVDMLRRMNPKEGKKQFLEFCHMFLDKAGLLRVPVPHQVQFELDRTRPELLSDEVQRRYLQEIQAFQEPEISRQLEDFRSKRLMGMTPGEQELAELESYRTRDQGIREAKEKQLAELLLARLEEMHLTISSDEEKSSAIFSAIVTYMKYLGVKTKVGDGKKSKSNFFRKKISGSKKADELQAKSRKGFSLPGAALWVRDPHNADFRQSKIPEGEAEKVPHAERKGPKAAERPDGGAARPKAGAARTPDPPSVAVTSNPPPRGGRRAIQAWSPQSWETPPPDPPASEQHPTEEGAENERRRIRLPGRLGPLGEPAPGRAESDPSAPRPRASSRAPAATSTCTWPPARRRGPRPPAADPPWSRGGPGGGEPPQSFLPPQSEETEPRVAELELEPPAWRQLAPPDALLRLKKSEVKRQEVINELFLTEHAHVRMLRVLLEVFYQPMLREAFFDEQELSNIFPSLEDLVEVHTLFLDSLKKLREESGYVIAEIGDVLLARFEGTEGSWFQKISARFCSRQSFALEQLKAKQRKDTRFSQFIQEAESQPRCRRLQLKDIIPTEMQRLTKYPLLLHNITKCTEAAGERAKVEQAAECCRQILNHVNQEVRDMENLMKLKDYQRRLDLSNLKQSTDPLLSEFKNTDITKRTLVHEGPLTWRVTRDKAVDVHVLLLDDLLVLLQRQEERLVLRCHAAPSPPAPDGKQMLSPVVRLRSAMTREVATDHKAFYVIISWENGAQIYELVAQSVSERKNWCALISETAGSLKLPGGPAGQDGAGGGDPPQPPLRLPGAEQLRERGGPEGAAASGWGGWRPPRWAERGRLPPPPRRPGGALARPPPRRSVGTRATGPRGEGEGRGQHPEGGAAGGPPNGPRSPQWGSRLGEAGGGRCPPPWRCPPQQAAWLGEELQGLEETLQRLKELEEHYWQLQELLAKRGPPGVLFT